Sequence from the Pseudocalidococcus azoricus BACA0444 genome:
TATTCCTGGCGCAACGGAATGGCAACTCCTGTTCCAATTGGACTCTGATGATAATGCGACAATGATGTGGGGGGATATGGGGCGGCTCTATTTTTGGTGTCGAGAGAGCGATATTCAAGCCCAAAACTTTGACCAGGCCTGGATGATCCTCCAATGCAGCTAGACTCCGTAATTTTTGGATCAGCCACACCCTTGCAGAGGCATTACAAATCCTTTACAATCAAATTAGGCTTAAGCGGAATCATTACGAGTTTGGATTAAAATCATGGACAGTACAACCAACACCCCCAATCCCATTGAAAACGTGGTGATTATTGGCTCTGGCCCGGCGGGATATACAGCGGCAATTTATGCGGCGCGGGCGAACCTAAAACCTTTTATGTTTGAGGGGTTCCAGGCCGGGGGACTCCCAGGCGGACAACTGATGACGACGACTGAGGTTGAGAATTTTCCTGGCTTCCCCGAAGGCTTACAAGGCCCGGAACTGATGCAACGGATGAAAGACCAGGCCATTCGCTGGGGCACAGAAATGGTCACAGAAGATGTCACCCATGTGGATTTGAATCAACGCCCCTTTGTGATTACCTCTGCTGAACGGCAAGTTAGAGCAAACAGTGTGATTATTGCCACCGGAGCCACTGCTAAACGGCTGGGACTGCCTGGAGAAACGGAATATTGGACAAAGGGAATTTCGGCCTGTGCTATTTGCGATGGGGCCACGCCGATTTTCCGAGATGGGGAACTGATTGTAATTGGGGGTGGAGATAGTGCTGCCGAAGAAGCCGTTTACCTGACCAAATACGCGTCCCACGTTCATTTACTAATTCGGACTGAGAAAATGCGGGCTAGTAAAGCGATGCAAGATCGGGTCTTGGCGAATCCGAAAGTGACAGTACATCGAAATACGGTTGGGGTAGAAGTCTATGGGGATGGGAATTTAATGCAGGGCCTGGTGGTCAAAGATACGGTCACAGGGGAAGAACGGAAAATCCCCGCCAAGGGACTGTTCTATGCCATTGGTCACAAACCTAATACCGAGCTATTCCAAGGGCAATTGGATTTAGATGAAGTCGGCTATGTGATCACCCATCCTGGTAAAGCCGAAACCAGTCTCGCCGGAGTCTTTGCCGCTGGAGATGTCCAAGATCATGAATATCGCCAGGCCATTACCGCAGCCGGAAGTGGATGTATGGCGGCCCTAGAAGCAGAACGGTGGTTATCGGCCCATGATTTGATTCAGGAGTTCCACCAGGCCAACCCCGAGGCCCACTACGAAGTCGAAGTCAAAGAAGCGACCCCTGCGACCACTGAAGCCACCTTCGATCCAGAAGCAACTAAACAGTATGGCGGCTATGCCCTGCGGAAACTCTTCCATGACAGTGATCGCCTGTTGATGGTCAAGTATGTCTCTCCCACCTGTGGCCCCTGCCATACCCTCAAGCCCATTTTGGATCGGGTTGCTGATGAGTTTGCCGGGAAAATGCACCTGATTGAAATTGACATCACGGTGGATAGTAATATTGCCCAACAGGCCGGCGTGACCAGCACACCCACGATTCAACTGTTCAAAGATAAGGAATTGGTAGAGCAATTGGTTGGGATGAAACCGAAAAGCAAATACCGGGAAACCATTCAGCACTATCTCAGCTAAACCAACCCCCACCTTAACTAAATTGTGCCAGATAGGATTATGGAAATGGAGATCAATGACCCATCTGTAATGCTATCGGCACTTTAATTAGTTGTTATGTTCAGGCCTGGGAATACTTAGTTCATGACTCTTTAGAAATATTAGAGTGGTTGTGGGCCTAGAGGTCGAAACGATCAAAACAATCCCAAATCAAACTTTATATCAAACTGATTATCAGGCCTGGGTGAAAGAGACCGCCAAACATTTGCGTGCGGGTAACTTTGCCGGCCTGGACGTAGAGGCATTCATTGAGGAGGTGGAAAGTTTGGGACACTCAGAACGCCATGCACTGAAATTTCAGTGGGTTCGGGTGATAATGCACTTACTGAAGTTAGAAGCCCAGCCCCAGGCCAGGGAGTATCACAACAGTTGGATCTCGAGCGTGGTTAATGGCTTAGGTCAGATTGCCGATGCCCTAGAGGATTCCCCCAGTTTGCACGGATATTTACAGGAGAATGCGAACAAGTGGTACGCTCAAGCTGTGAAAGAGGCCTCTGTCGAAACCCGATTGCCCCTTCCATCTCAATGTCCCTATGATGTTTTGGAGCTGATCACAGGCAATTACCCGGAAGCTCTACGGTACTTTTTTATCATTGAGTGAATCCGCCTATTTCTGGGGCCAACTCGCTGAGCTAGGTGTAGTCACTTCTTAGTGCTTATGACGGGGGGCTTGGTGTTGGAGATGTTGGCGGCCATTGCGAACCACCCGCAGCATTTCCAAAAATTGATTTTCCATATCCCCTAAGACTTTATAGGCATAGGCATCGGCATCGGTTTGGGTTTGTTGAGCATCTGCTTCGGCCCGGTGACGTAACTGATAAATTTCCTGTTCAGTCTGTTGTCGCATCCGATTAAGATCATCCACAGTCCGTTGCCGGAGAGCCTCCACTTCCCGTTGGACATTTTCCCGAATTTTCTGAGCTTCCATTTCCGCCTGTTGGACAATCCGCAACTCATCAGCAATTTGAGCCGCTTTCCGCTCGGCTTTTTGGATAATATCCTGGGAAAAATTCTGGGCCTGGCTAATGATTTCATCTCGTTTGGCCAAGATTCGCTCGGCTGTGAGCACTGTTTCGGGGATTTTTTTCTCAATTTCTTCGAGGTGATGGAGAATCTCTTCCTCGGCGATGATTTTACGACCAGTTAAGGGAATTTTCACCCCTTCCATAATCAGCAACTCTTCCAATTCCCGGAGTTGTTGCAACAGCGGTAAATCAGCGGGGGAGGTGGTCGGAATCATCGGGACTCCGCGATTATCAATGGGGCGGTTGTCGGTGGGTTGACTGGTGGGGTTGGGTTGAAACATCGTCCTAAGTCCTGAACAACATTGGGGGGAACCAGATGAGTAACGCTGCCACCAAAGCGAGCAATTTCTTTGACGAGGCTACTACTTAAAAAACTATATTCATTGGATGTGGTCAGAAAAACTGTTTCCACCTCCGGCCATAAACTCTTATTAGTATGGGCCATTTGCAACTCGTACTCAAAATCAGACAAAACCCGTAATCCTCTTAACAAAACT
This genomic interval carries:
- a CDS encoding DUF1963 domain-containing protein, yielding MPGATEWQLLFQLDSDDNATMMWGDMGRLYFWCRESDIQAQNFDQAWMILQCS
- the trxB gene encoding thioredoxin-disulfide reductase, producing the protein MDSTTNTPNPIENVVIIGSGPAGYTAAIYAARANLKPFMFEGFQAGGLPGGQLMTTTEVENFPGFPEGLQGPELMQRMKDQAIRWGTEMVTEDVTHVDLNQRPFVITSAERQVRANSVIIATGATAKRLGLPGETEYWTKGISACAICDGATPIFRDGELIVIGGGDSAAEEAVYLTKYASHVHLLIRTEKMRASKAMQDRVLANPKVTVHRNTVGVEVYGDGNLMQGLVVKDTVTGEERKIPAKGLFYAIGHKPNTELFQGQLDLDEVGYVITHPGKAETSLAGVFAAGDVQDHEYRQAITAAGSGCMAALEAERWLSAHDLIQEFHQANPEAHYEVEVKEATPATTEATFDPEATKQYGGYALRKLFHDSDRLLMVKYVSPTCGPCHTLKPILDRVADEFAGKMHLIEIDITVDSNIAQQAGVTSTPTIQLFKDKELVEQLVGMKPKSKYRETIQHYLS
- a CDS encoding DUF29 domain-containing protein, with the translated sequence MVVGLEVETIKTIPNQTLYQTDYQAWVKETAKHLRAGNFAGLDVEAFIEEVESLGHSERHALKFQWVRVIMHLLKLEAQPQAREYHNSWISSVVNGLGQIADALEDSPSLHGYLQENANKWYAQAVKEASVETRLPLPSQCPYDVLELITGNYPEALRYFFIIE
- a CDS encoding ATP synthase F0 subunit B, which produces MFQPNPTSQPTDNRPIDNRGVPMIPTTSPADLPLLQQLRELEELLIMEGVKIPLTGRKIIAEEEILHHLEEIEKKIPETVLTAERILAKRDEIISQAQNFSQDIIQKAERKAAQIADELRIVQQAEMEAQKIRENVQREVEALRQRTVDDLNRMRQQTEQEIYQLRHRAEADAQQTQTDADAYAYKVLGDMENQFLEMLRVVRNGRQHLQHQAPRHKH
- the coaD gene encoding pantetheine-phosphate adenylyltransferase, coding for MIAIYPGSFDPITLGHLDVIQRGCRLFERVIVAVSRNLQKQPLFTVEERIEQIRTCTEHLSNVDVDTFDGLTVTYAQIQGAKVLLRGLRVLSDFEYELQMAHTNKSLWPEVETVFLTTSNEYSFLSSSLVKEIARFGGSVTHLVPPNVVQDLGRCFNPTPPVNPPTTAPLIIAESR